One window of Choristoneura fumiferana chromosome 13, NRCan_CFum_1, whole genome shotgun sequence genomic DNA carries:
- the LOC141434062 gene encoding retinoid-inducible serine carboxypeptidase-like isoform X1, which translates to MMWLLVFIIFTFAYEGETQTDFNPYMEAFNKRPWKCDQDYVQVRPGAFLFYWLYYADGSSTGAHQKPLIIWIQGGPGLAASGIGNFAEFGPLNMDMEPRNHTWVNGRNVLLIDHPVGTGFSYAVDDSLLVRTDREMAIDLSKLIKGFFKKHKAFRQTPTYIIGQSYGGKLSPRLGYYLYTAIQKKSLKMNFKGIGIGSGWVNPRESALVQPDFLYLMGIIDQSTYLRCKQIVKNMSVVIDNNEFMRALKLDSVLFTMLHWETSMEINFNNINQVSPYPALDKLEIKVNKYVKPTLSHVVNQSLQWEYRSDIVYENLYQNFFVPSTKFLEMLLNSTKLKITVYNGNLDVVTPLAGATNWVHKLQWHGAEEFRDARREPIRGFRNGFYKKSRQLSLWSVFGAGHWVPEDNPTAMEQILEHMIDEAE; encoded by the exons atgatgtGGTTACTAGTGTTTATTATTTTCACATTTGCTTACGAAGGAG AGACTCAAACGGATTTTAATCCTTACATGGAAGCATTTAATAAAAGACCGTGGAAATGCGACCAAGATTATGTGCAAGTGCGTCCAGGGGCATTTCTTTTTTACTGGCTGTACTATGCAGATGGTTCATCGACCGGGGCACACCAGAAACCACTTATAATATGGATCCAGGGCGGACCGGGGCTAGCTGCTTCTGGAATTGGCAACTTTGCCGAGTTTGGTCCATTAAATATGGATATGGAACCACGAAATCATACTTGG GTGAATGGTAGAAATGTGCTGTTGATTGACCATCCAGTTGGTACAGGGTTCAGTTACGCGGTGGATGACTCTTTACTAGTACGAACAGATCGCGAAATGG CAATAGATTTGTCAAAACTCATTAAAGGTTTCTTTAAGAAGCACAAAGCGTTCCGTCAAACACCAACTTACATTATTGGCCAAAGTTACGGAGGCAAACTAAGCCCAAGATTAGGATATTATCTATATACG GCAATTCAAAAGAAGTCTCTCAAAATGAATTTTAAAGGCATAGGCATCGGTAGCGGCTGGGTCAACCCAAGAGAAAGCGCTTTGGTACAACCAGATTTCTTGTACCTTATG GGCATCATCGACCAGAGCACGTACTTGCGTTGCAAACAAATCGTGAAGAACATGAGTGTTGTTATTGACAACAATGAATTCATGAGAGCGTTAAAACTAGATTCTGTATTATTCACCATGTTGCACTGGGAAACGTCAATggagattaattttaataatatcaaCCAAGTCAGTCCCTACCCTGCATTGGACAAGTTGgaaataaaagtaaacaaatatgTTAAGCCAACGCTCTCACATGTAGTTAACCAGAGCCTGCAGTGGGAATATCGATCAGATATAGTATATGAAAACTTGTATCAGAACTTTTTTGTGCCGTCCACCAAATTCT TAGAAATGCTCTTAAACAGCACTAAGCTTAAGATCACAGTGTATAATGGAAACTTGGATGTTGTAACGCCATTGGCGG GAGCAACAAACTGGGTTCACAAGCTACAGTGGCACGGTGCGGAAGAGTTTAGAGATGCAAGAAGAGAGCCGATAAGGGGTTTTAGAAATGGATTTTATAAGAAGTCCAGGCAGCTGAGCTTATGGTCCGTCTTTGGAGCAGGACATTGg GTCCCTGAAGACAATCCAACAGCCATGGAACAAATTTTGGAACACATGATTGACGAAGCTGAATAA
- the LOC141434062 gene encoding retinoid-inducible serine carboxypeptidase-like isoform X2 → MMWLLVFIIFTFAYEGETQTDFNPYMEAFNKRPWKCDQDYVQVRPGAFLFYWLYYADGSSTGAHQKPLIIWIQGGPGLAASGIGNFAEFGPLNMDMEPRNHTWVNGRNVLLIDHPVGTGFSYAVDDSLLVRTDREMAIDLSKLIKGFFKKHKAFRQTPTYIIGQSYGGKLSPRLGYYLYTAIQKKSLKMNFKGIGIGSGWVNPRESALGIIDQSTYLRCKQIVKNMSVVIDNNEFMRALKLDSVLFTMLHWETSMEINFNNINQVSPYPALDKLEIKVNKYVKPTLSHVVNQSLQWEYRSDIVYENLYQNFFVPSTKFLEMLLNSTKLKITVYNGNLDVVTPLAGATNWVHKLQWHGAEEFRDARREPIRGFRNGFYKKSRQLSLWSVFGAGHWVPEDNPTAMEQILEHMIDEAE, encoded by the exons atgatgtGGTTACTAGTGTTTATTATTTTCACATTTGCTTACGAAGGAG AGACTCAAACGGATTTTAATCCTTACATGGAAGCATTTAATAAAAGACCGTGGAAATGCGACCAAGATTATGTGCAAGTGCGTCCAGGGGCATTTCTTTTTTACTGGCTGTACTATGCAGATGGTTCATCGACCGGGGCACACCAGAAACCACTTATAATATGGATCCAGGGCGGACCGGGGCTAGCTGCTTCTGGAATTGGCAACTTTGCCGAGTTTGGTCCATTAAATATGGATATGGAACCACGAAATCATACTTGG GTGAATGGTAGAAATGTGCTGTTGATTGACCATCCAGTTGGTACAGGGTTCAGTTACGCGGTGGATGACTCTTTACTAGTACGAACAGATCGCGAAATGG CAATAGATTTGTCAAAACTCATTAAAGGTTTCTTTAAGAAGCACAAAGCGTTCCGTCAAACACCAACTTACATTATTGGCCAAAGTTACGGAGGCAAACTAAGCCCAAGATTAGGATATTATCTATATACG GCAATTCAAAAGAAGTCTCTCAAAATGAATTTTAAAGGCATAGGCATCGGTAGCGGCTGGGTCAACCCAAGAGAAAGCGCTTTG GGCATCATCGACCAGAGCACGTACTTGCGTTGCAAACAAATCGTGAAGAACATGAGTGTTGTTATTGACAACAATGAATTCATGAGAGCGTTAAAACTAGATTCTGTATTATTCACCATGTTGCACTGGGAAACGTCAATggagattaattttaataatatcaaCCAAGTCAGTCCCTACCCTGCATTGGACAAGTTGgaaataaaagtaaacaaatatgTTAAGCCAACGCTCTCACATGTAGTTAACCAGAGCCTGCAGTGGGAATATCGATCAGATATAGTATATGAAAACTTGTATCAGAACTTTTTTGTGCCGTCCACCAAATTCT TAGAAATGCTCTTAAACAGCACTAAGCTTAAGATCACAGTGTATAATGGAAACTTGGATGTTGTAACGCCATTGGCGG GAGCAACAAACTGGGTTCACAAGCTACAGTGGCACGGTGCGGAAGAGTTTAGAGATGCAAGAAGAGAGCCGATAAGGGGTTTTAGAAATGGATTTTATAAGAAGTCCAGGCAGCTGAGCTTATGGTCCGTCTTTGGAGCAGGACATTGg GTCCCTGAAGACAATCCAACAGCCATGGAACAAATTTTGGAACACATGATTGACGAAGCTGAATAA
- the LOC141434064 gene encoding uncharacterized protein — MAFEITVDSLRVILILVFLVPLEGVTVKPVRCPTNKIAPHRRSAYFNQIGSRTFGGAFYDLLSPNGGPAQHDSLGNLQEKPQEDDPDDCGDIEDYDETDLSSLYQPYSHRRGHNDNRFFFGGLFGNRPNPGQTTHDGPVTRPTTYMPTPPYWSGGYFGNNHYRPPLHQEPSDGVKPVHEGPHEGYSTYRPDIVGGPIGHVVGHSPVRPTTRPQETTTQKRLHYHTRYPPRTTEAVHTTRPSRPRAYNDGIFSSFVDLLLFK; from the exons ATGGCGTTTGAAATCACAGTGGACTCGCTCCGTGTAATACTG ATTCTAGTCTTCCTTGTGCCTTTAGAAGGGGTGACAGTAAAGCCAGTGCGATGTCCTACAAACAAGATCGCCCCTCATAGGAGATCGGCATATTTTAATCAGATCGGGTCCCGGACCTTTGGGGGGGCCTTTTACGACTTACTGAGCCCTAATGGGGGCCCGGCGCAGCACGACTCGCTGGGCAACTTGCAAGAGAAGCCCCAGGAGGACGACCCAGATGATTGTGGTGACATTGAGGATTATGATGAAACTGATCTCAGTTCCT TATACCAACCATATTCACACCGGCGAGGGCATAACGACAACCGCTTCTTTTTCGGAGGACTATTCGGGAACCGGCCGAATCCTGGACAAACTACTCACGACGGTCCTGTAACTCGGCCTACAACTTACATGCCCACGCCGCCATATTGGTCCGGGGGGTACTTCGGGAACAATCACTATCGGCCACCATTGCACCAAGAGCCTTCTG atGGCGTAAAACCCGTCCACGAAGGCCCACACGAGGGTTACTCGACGTATCGCCCGGACATAGTAGGGGGTCCAATTGGCCATGTAGTCGGCCATTCGCCCGTCAGGCCCACCACAAGGCCACAGGAGACAACTACACAAAAACGGCTCCACTACCACACCCGCTATCCGCCAAGAACCACAGAAGCTGTTCATACAACTAGGCCATCTAGGCCACGGGCGTACAACGACGGAATTTTCAGCTCTTTCGttgatttattactatttaaatgA
- the trus gene encoding programmed cell death 2 like trus, with protein sequence MAKHQGKVYLGYEEETVGEKSQTLLNYTVNKIGGFPDWPPLENVQFPSKCQLCGLHRLLIVQCYAPLENSVYHRTLYIFACINPNCWIQSESWTCVRSQYQETTKESSITVHMPAVETNLSWCSGADEWDENDNGDTANGNFMNVDNAPSPNNGMHRNSDEDEESNSLEVETVEQALGNLQMFDAHNANMSPVQGAVGAIGVPVAAAELEGGDEPGLVTVDTPTNTNNDIEALLHQTAELPQDVRSRLQCAPMQFVPKYICVEEEWHKTPNNDDRVTELLNKYKKENELDACAGGGAGDDEPYEEPTPLHGDRLFHAFVSRLRKNPGQILRYSREEPPLLGAPLPSADSPPLPHICNRCGSRLICELQLVPEFSEALVLRDHSLTHLHFLSVFVFTCAQSCWQAGDTLVNETVVFQPEVV encoded by the exons ATGGCAAAACATCAGGGTAAAGTTTATTTAGGATACGAAGAGGAAACAGTTGGCGAAAAAAGTCAGACGTTGTTGAATTACACAGTGAATAAAATTGGTGGATTTCCC GATTGGCCGCCTCTCGAGAACGTACAGTTTCCTTCCAAATGTCAATTATGCGGATTGCACCGACTTCTAATCGTCCAATGTTATGCCCCCCTTGAGAACTCAGTTTATCATCGCACTCTATATATTTTTGCTTGCATCAATCCCAATTGCTGGATTCAGTCTGAAAG ttggACTTGTGTCCGAAGTCAGTATCAAGAAACTACGAAGGAGTCTAGCATCACTGTGCACATGCCAGCTGTGGAAACTAACCTAAGCTGGTGTTCGGGAGCTGACGAGTGGGATGAAAATGATAATGGGGACACAGCCAATGGTAACTTCATGAATGTGGATAACGCTCCAAGCCCTAACAATGGCATGCATAG AAACTCAGATGAAGATGAAGAAAGTAATTCTCTTGAGGTAGAAACTGTGGAACAAGCACTTGGGAATTTACAAATGTTTGATGCACACAACGCCAACATGTCTCCTGTACAAG GTGCCGTGGGAGCGATTGGCGTGCCGGTGGCCGCGGCAGAGTTGGAGGGGGGGGACGAGCCTGGCCTCGTCACCGTGGACACGCCAACCAACACTAATAATGACATCGAGGCGCTGCTGCACCAA ACAGCAGAATTGCCACAAGACGTGCGGAGTCGGCTGCAGTGTGCGCCCATGCAGTTTGTACCTAAATACATTTGCGTGGAGGAGGAGTGGCACAAAACACCCAATAACGACGACCGTGTCACTGAACTgctcaataaatataaaaaggaaaatg AGTTGGACgcgtgcgcgggcggcggcgcgggcgacgACGAGCCGTACGAGGAGCCCACGCCGCTGCACGGCGACCGGCTCTTCCACGCCTTCGTCTCGCGCCTGCGCAAAAACCCCGGACAGATACTCAG GTACTCTCGCGAAGAGCCCCCGCTCCTGGGCGCCCCGTTGCCCTCCGCAGACTCTCCGCCCCTCCCCCACATCTGTAACCGTTGCGGCTCCCGGCTCATCTGCGAACTACAGCTGGTCCCAGAATTTTCAGAAGCCTTAGTCTTGCGAGACCATAGTCTTACACACTTACACTTCCTCTCTGTTTTTGTGTTTACTTGCGCCCAGAGTTGCTGGCAAGCCGGCGACACGCTAGTCAATGAAACTGTAGTTTTTCAACCGGAGGTCGTTTAA